In Papaver somniferum cultivar HN1 chromosome 9, ASM357369v1, whole genome shotgun sequence, the genomic stretch tttttttttttctgcaaaATGTGAGCCTTCCGCCTTATTCTAAATAAAAAAGGGACAAAAGCCTCGTCATACCACTCGTCACAACTTTAAAATAATTAACCTTAAACTTTGACCAATACATAATTATCAAGCATGGATTTTATTGATTTGAATCCCACTACTGATTATAATTAGACCACCATGCTATTGATTATAATTAAACCACCATACTTATAGCAGCAATTTCCGGTTTTGTGTTTTTTCCCTTGAACCTGCAGTGTTTGCATAGAGGCGAAAGGAGGGATGGTGTTTTGAAATGCTCCTCGCCCCCCATCATTGGCATTGCAACACCGACCTTAACAGGACTAACATAACCGGGTTGGTATGTCCGACCTAGAACTCCATCAACTGAATCTGATAGATTCTTAAACTTAAATTGAGTTTCAAGGTGGGCAAAAACATCATCAGATGGAATTTGGTATTTATGGACACGGTTTTCTTCGTCGCCAATTGGTGTTACTCTTACGTCCATTTCTACTAATCCTGTAATTGTCACCCTTACGCTGTTTGTATCAGCGGTTCTCTCTACTACAACTTTTCTATCTACAATAAATCCCCATTCTGCCTCCCCGTCTGCGGGTATCTCGACTTTTTCTCCGTCCCATCGAACTATGAGAGAATCGACCTTGTCATCCCATTTTGCGACTCTCTTGGCTGCAAGAACAAGATTGTGAGTATCGAACATAACTGAGAGAGCTTGAATCCAAGTGAAATCACGGGTTCGTCCTTGTGGTCTGGTTCCGATGAAGTGTGCATTGATTTGGAAGTCATCGTCAGTTACAAGAGCAAAGTCGCTTCCGGTGGCTCCATGGAAGTTGAACATAACACCGTCACCTCCAACAAATCTCGGATCGTAACAGACTGATCCATAACCGTCACAGTTGGCTTTCCTAACTGTaattaaccaacaaaaaaaaacgtaGTTAAATTCTTTTCATGAATATGAAATACTGTATTAGCAGCATATATAGTTAAATTGGTAATAAGTTATCGAGTTCAAGGAGACTCTTACACTTGCAAGTTGCCTCACAGGTAGTGCAATCAATGTAGCATCCCTTATCCTTCTTGTTCCTCGTTGGTTTTCTAAGAGGGCATTCAGGAGGACAAATAATGGGGACATTAGAGCATCGCCCATCAACAGTGGCAGGACATGTATAGCTATCTGGGGttgatgctggtggtggtggtggataactGCTTTTAGCACTTTGAACAAAGGCTGCTTCCATGGCGATGAAGGCAATAAAGAAAACCACGACCAAAGATGAGAGTTTCCTTTCCATCTTAATTACTAGCTAGTTTGTTAGCTAATAATTACGTACTAACACTCGTACACAAGATGGTTATTGTACTGGAAACTTGTTAATGGAGATAAAATTTAAGTCTTATATAGTGAAGAATTAGCGTAGGAAGTTTGTGTTGGAGTCATAGAGATAGAAATGGGTATCGAAATGCATATCTGCATGGAGTTCGCCCTAATTCAAGTTGAATCCTAAACGCTTAACATGCAATTAATCTACAATATCAGATGTCAACTGCGTGCACTGTACAAGAAAGATTACATAACACATAAAGATACATACTGCTTGTTGAAGTCTCGGGGAAGTGGACTTTACTTTTCAAGAAAGTCACAACAAGTTAAATAGCAAAACAAACAAGACGTAGTAGGATAACaaaatggttgtttttcttacatGCACTATCTGagattcaattcaaaaattagatTAGTTCCAATcagatttgatgtaagctatgtACAAGCATGCTAATTTCTGTTGGTTGGAATAGCACTTAAAACACGAGTGACTGACGAGCATTTATACTAGGTACAAGTACAATGCAAGAGCGGGGATGGACCTAGGATTTTCCCTTAATGTTAATGGACTTGCAGGGGGGTCCAAGGTCGCGCCAAATGTTTTTGGAACGAAATGTGTAGGTAATAGCTACAGTCCTAACCCAGCTATAGAACACTAGATAAATCTATAACTAATGAGCAAAACGAACAAAATTAATAGCAAATTATGATACAGAAAGAAATATATACTCGAGGGAGGATCCATGAACAATTTTATATGGACATTATCTTACAAGATTTCCACCAAGTTTTTTTTAGTGCCCAAACGGCAATGAATTCGGAGCCAATACTTCAGTAATACGTTCTTTTTATGAAACTCGACAATCCTAAAAGAAAATGAACGCAATCCGCGACGTATAATACCACCAATCACTGTGAACTTCAGCAGTTGGAAATTAACGATCGAGATTTAAATTGGTAGATAGTGAGGTTTGGTATCTCGAATtatgttcattttttttaattttctggaTTATCGAGTTTCGTAATAATAAATGTATCACTGAAGTGTTGGTTTCAAATTCATTGACGCCTTGACTCTAAATAAAAGTTGGTACGAATCTTGTAAGATAATGTCCAAATAAGATTGTCTATGAAAACAAAatgtgaaaaaataaaataaattatggaaGCAAAATGTGAACCAAAagactagatatcgttattcatAGACTAGGTGtcgctattcaaaaaggtgttggagcccagcttgttgctaggttaatTATCAACCAAAAGAAATGATTAAACTTATGTATtgccttttatttttaaactaaatataactaattaattaaagatTTTAATAATGTGAACTAttgtatgaataaataaataaaaattgtcttAAATAAGGTTTAAGTAGTAATTATCtcttaggccggttcctatgggggtGGCTAACCCACCCATTTGCCATGCCAGCTGGCCTGGCAAACTGGTCGTGCCAATTATGGGAAAAAAGATAAGCGATTGAGTCTCCACCTAGCGGTCGAGACTACACCGCTAGCTGTCTCTTTTCGATCGTCCGGTCTAGTTTACACCACTAGCGATTTAATCTCGATCGTCCACGGTCGGTGCTCTACCGCCTAATAATACCCCTATTCCCTTcaattttcattcacaaaaaaatttcttcCCTTCTCTAGAGAGCAGACCAGAGCGATTTTTAAAAATGAGTAGTTCCAAAACAAAtagacaaaggaaaagaaacaggaaagaaaaaggaaaatctgttgCAGATAGTGATATCGTCTGGGTTCAAGATAAACAACACGAGTTCGCTAATGTTAGGAAACTAGTTGGATCTGGTGTAACATCGAAGCATTTATGTAATCATCCCGAGCGAGTTTTGTTACCTAAATTAAGAGGTGGGTAGTctgagctaactgaagtgtttgcGTTACTCCCCGAAGCTGTTCAAGAATCCTTGAGAAGATATCCTTGGCAGcgtttatatttcatgaaaggCAAAAACCACAAGACTCAAATTATGCGAGTTATTTGTGAACGTTGGTGGAACACTGCATATAcgttctttttcaaggatttcgagtgtggtaagttctattttttccattcaatagtttaatttttagttcagaaacaaattttaatttttagagattcaattttttagtttgatacaaattttagttccacatacaaactgttagagcactgctcggtcgaactcgcatgcgttgctatctcaagcatgtttgttaatgtcagtgatcaaaactataagacttgatttctagtctattataactaagtctcggactaggatagaaagtgtagttgagctcaagaactccatggcgatcatcatacaagacgaagaactacttaaggaactggtggaacttcatcgactaaaaggtatgtggagacttgaacttatatatcaatcaaaagtctatctactctatctcctatcttgagacaaaagtcgttttcctttatagactttgattatacacatttgctatttcaatccgagtttatctcgcttatctatttctcgaaatatgtgttggtaagctttctctttggccaagttcatctttacctagtgacgaaaggcatattatgtttcaatcacttgaaaatggctttgacgaaaaatggtttgtgaataacaactatataacgtcctctaagaatgttttaatggttgaaatgagagtttagattatataacctttggtggatataagcattgtgtggaaacacatacatgtattagtctttattccttgaaccaaagtatgcgtactttgctgctcaggataaccggaacagagaccgcgaactcagtccgcgaacccagtccgcgtactatcggaggttctcttcccgagaaattctgctggagtttgtgaactatttgcaaacttattccgggtacttaagtccgcgtacctagtccgcgtacctaatccgcgtacttaggttgattattttctaaaaacgattattcgtgaacttatacttatattagctaaggaatgcaagttaGCAAACCGTGgtaataaagttcatgaatcgattcgagtgaatcagatcgtttttgcttcgattgtgtcttgtatacttctataagatctaagaaattgaacaactctctaactagttcatttgagtcatttgaactagttatggtaaagaagaatatggttgatatgaaagtgatcatatggctaaccctttggttaactactattg encodes the following:
- the LOC113314298 gene encoding uncharacterized protein LOC113314298, which translates into the protein MERKLSSLVVVFFIAFIAMEAAFVQSAKSSYPPPPPASTPDSYTCPATVDGRCSNVPIICPPECPLRKPTRNKKDKGCYIDCTTCEATCKFRKANCDGYGSVCYDPRFVGGDGVMFNFHGATGSDFALVTDDDFQINAHFIGTRPQGRTRDFTWIQALSVMFDTHNLVLAAKRVAKWDDKVDSLIVRWDGEKVEIPADGEAEWGFIVDRKVVVERTADTNSVRVTITGLVEMDVRVTPIGDEENRVHKYQIPSDDVFAHLETQFKFKNLSDSVDGVLGRTYQPGYVSPVKVGVAMPMMGGEEHFKTPSLLSPLCKHCRFKGKNTKPEIAAISMVV